The window TTAACGTATTTTCGTACAAAATTCTCGTAAATATAAGCTGCGCCGTTGAAGATGGGAAGAACCAGCCACAAGCAGAATATGAGCTTCATGTACGGCCAAAATGGAAGCCTacatattaatatacataacacatttaaatacataattatttttttatttacgttgaaatttaaaatattagaattacCATTGGAGGATCTTCCAACATGAGAGCTCGAACAATGTAAGGAAGGAGTAGAGAACCCAATATGTCAGCCATTGTTGATCATCTAAGGTTGATGGGCTCTCAATTGCTCTCATCGATGCATAtctatatcaaattattaatattttattaaaaaaatattataattaatgtgataaaatttgatgaattttaataagaaaaaaagtgtaAGAATTCTTACAATGGATATAGAAGCATTACTCCAGGCCTGTAACATTAAAAAAGAAGtttctataaaaaatcaatgcttcaaaaaatcaagaaacttgtaaaaatggaagaaaaattaCCCAAGAAGTGCATCCAAATTTCTTGCAAGGGCTACAAAAAAACCCATGTCTGTAAAAATAtggtgtttttctttttagaattGTTGATGAAAGTTAGGAAAGAATGTAACTGTTTGAAGGTAGAAAATTGAGTTATATTCAAAGTGTTTTTATAGAGAATGGGGTTTagtattcaatattattacaCCCCAAGTTAAGAATCTCTTTAGGAAGATGCCAAAGGCTTCTTTACTTCCACCAACATGTGGAAGAAAATGAAGGCGGCAAGAAATTAATAGAGAAACCAAACTCAAGGGTTTCTCTTTggttttttgttatttatttaatgaacgtaattagttaattttttaagtatgTGACTGATGGAAAACTGTAATTGGACACCATTTAGTAGTaaaagtactttttttttcctaagtAGGCTATGGAGTTGGTGTCAAATGTAGGTAAAGTATATCTTTCAGGAAGAGCAAAACTGCAAAAGGGATCTTACTATAGaaattgatattatataaatatttgaattgaaaattaacAGATGTGGTCGTGCCGGAGTGGTTATCGGGCATGACTAGAAATCATGTGGGCTCTGCCCGCGCAGGTTCGAATCCTGCCGACcacgtttttcttttcttttttgtagtTAAAagatattagtatttaatcaTGTTTGATTATAACCATGTATCTCACaataagtataattaaatattttacgttgtatatatgataaattttcatcatatattaattttatcgtTAGTGGCTCGAATAGTCCATTGGACTGGCCCAAAAtccgaattttaaaattagggttGATATTCTGAATTCtgaatatattagtatatttgaaattattatagtaatatgTTGCCCAAAAACTAAATTAGTCAATTCAAAGTGTCCAAATAAGTAtgtaatgatttatttatcaaattaattaacgaaattatatatttattttcaataaacttcgataaaaaaaaaattacacgtggtaCAAGATAGTATCATTAATCACATTGAAAAagaataccaaaaatagtGATGCAATGTGAAATTGTTTGCTTTAAATGGTCTAAACTTTATGAAATCGTATATATAATTCTTTGTGTATATAGTAATTTGACTCTAGAAAGACTACTATATATCAAAGAAATGGTGATTGCACTAATAGAATGGATTTATAACATTTTCTTAGTTAGTCCAAAAACCCTATAAATACAGCTACTAAACTAGTTTaaatcacaaacaaaaaaacataacataGAAAACACACTACACAGAAACAAAAATGGCCATTTCAAGAATGCTCCAAATTATCATTGTCATATTTTTACACTACTTTTCAGCATCAATTCTAGCAGCAAACCCTACTTACAATGTCTTTTCCTACGGTGCAAAAGCCGACGGAAAATCCGACTGCACCAAGGCTTTTCAAGTTGCTTGGGACGCAGCTTGCGCCTCCGTGTCCCCGGCCACCATATATGTGCCACAAGGAAGGTACATTTTGGGAAATGCGTATTTCGACGGCAGCAAGTGCAAAAATAATGCCACAACCATACAGATTGATGGGACTCTTTCAGCCCCAACGAATTACAATGTCATTGGTAATAGTGTCCATTGGTTGAAATTCAAAAGAGTCACCGGAGTTTCTATCCGTGGCGGAACCCTAGATGGTCAAGGCACCAATTTGTGGGCCTGCAAAGCTTCCGGCAAGAATTGTCCAAAAGGAGCAACGGTAAAACTCTGAATTTTAACGTGTTGTATTGCTAGTCATGCATGAACTCATGGGGGCGGATGCATAAATAAACATGAGTAGGCGCTAAATTTTCatgtaatttaaattattattagggGTTTTTATATACCAATATCctcaaaatatgaataaattttaaaacttatagaaaaatattgaaaatttagatTCATTAGGGGCTATAGCCCTTCTCCCTTTACATGTGGGTGCGCCAATGCATGAActaaatgattattttaagTGTTTCTATCGCGGATTCTAATGTCCTGCGCGACTGTGTAACACAAATAGACTAAATAAGCTATCTCTATTGATAGGGCTAGTCCCGTCTGTCACTAAATGTAGCGCTCGAGAAGATTGAAACCCTACTAAgcttattttttcaattgttagTGTTTGatgttacaaattttattatgtgaaGGTGTCTTTGATAACAAGcaactaaaaattatattttctaataaaattttaaaaacgtgtaattaatcattttcctATGTTATCTTCTCTCATGACCAGTCACTAGCATTCCTCAACTCGGACAAAATAAGCATCAACGGATTAACTTCCATAAATAGCCAAATGTTCCACATCGTCGTCCACGGCTGCCGCGACGCAGAactccaaaatataaaaatctcCGCACCCGATGAAAGCCCCAACACCGACGGAATTCACATCGGGCGGTCGTCGGGAGTTTCCATCACCAACTCCCACATCGCCACTGGCGACGACTGCATCGCCGTGAGTCCCGGAACCTCCAACTTGTTCGTCCAAAACGTCGCATGCGGCCCGGGCCACGGCATAAGGTTCCACCATAACTATAAATCCTTTCTTGAAtcaattcatgatttttttttaaataaacttCTATAgaaaggaggaaattacaTCTGATATTAAGAGGGCTCGAACTCGACACCTCATACAATAATGTTTAAGCTCTTTGCCGCTAGGACAGGGGGTCTAGACTTGAATCAATTCatgaatatttgatgaaaattgatgtaattaaatatcaattttttttttttttctttgcagCATTGGAAGTCTAGGGTGGGTAATGGATGAAGCAGGAGTGGAAAATGTGACAGTGAAATCGTGTGTTTTTAGTGGAACAGAAAATGGTGTGAGAATAAAGACATGGGCAAGGCCAAGCAATGGATTTGTTAGAAATGTTCATTACGAGAATCTCACTATGGTTAATGCCGAAAACCCTATTATCATTGACCAGAATTATTGCCCCAGCAATCAAAATTGTCCCAATCAGGTATACATATATCATTGATAAGTGTGGATCCATCTTTGCTTCTTTATCTATATTTAGTCCCTTCTACTATTGATTAATGCAACATGAtggaaaattgatttttatttgcattagTTTATCAAGGgttgaaaatgattttaaacaattttaaataatcttgacaaattaattattatctcAGTCAAATAGGTACGTGTGTTAGTATTATTTGAATGGTCGAATTGgtaagtagtactattattactccctctttCATggaaatttgtcacttattttcatttttgtccgtccctaaaaatttgtcacctttcacttttaccattttttgtagtaaaccctacattccactaattcattcacactcacattttattataaaactaatatataaaagtaggacccacatgtcatcaactttttcagaccactttctattagatttcttaaaacctgtgcagGTTAAATGGTAACAAATTATTAGAAACGGaagaagtattattttttatagtcgAACAGATATAtgctccctctgtcccattaaaaatgaaacgttttccttttttggttgtctcattaaaaatgaaacgtttcctaaaatggaaacaattctatctctactttttcatctatcttactttactctctcaactacactacataaaatcccgtgccgatttccaaatgttttattttaagtgggacggagggggtacATATGATACAAAAAGTCATACTAATaacatattttacatattacaatatttttatttttgttgtattatactataatttcaGCACTTTCTAACCCTCAAATCCTTTATTGTAGTCGTCCGGTGTAAAGATTAGCGGCGTGACATATAAAGATATACATGGAACATCGGCGACGGAAACCGGAGTGAACTTGAAGTGCAGTAAATCGGAGCCATGCACCGGAATTGcactagataaaataaagctAAACTACAAGAATAAAACAGTTGATGTTGTATGTGGAAACACCGTTCAGAATATGGATGGAGTAATCAAGCCATTGAGATGCCTTTCATGAGTAGTTGTATTACCATATTTCTTGAGAGATTAGCTAGAGTTATTACTAAATATGATATCGCAaatgtttatgtatttttttcacataagccaaatgaaaaacaaaagaaaagagaaaagacgGATGACTATGTTTGAGACCAAATATTTGTGATCTTAAAAAGTACTATTATAATATAGTCAATAGTTTCTTCCCTTTTTCAAACATAGCaactctttctattttagtccgttctttaaaaatagcaactttcaaactttctattttagaaaatcttTACACCCCTATATAGAGTTGTTAAGTGGGCTGGGCCGAGTCTAGCCCAGCCCGGGCCCGCCGAGGCCCACCTGTATTGAGGCCCGGCCCggctttttataattttgcttGGCTCGGCCCAACCCAGATGACATGCATAGATAGGGAAAATatgctattattattaattaatcatctaattacattaaaaaaatactaattataGAAGGTGTGCCTCTGATAGGCCCGGGCCTAGGTTTACAAAACGGCCCAATTGAAACCCATCTCAACTAATAAGCCCAGCACATACCGGGCCTGGCTCTATCcctatacatcaatttatttaccacttaTACCACTACAACTAACAACTTAATGTCGACCTCATgatccactaacattaattccattactatttttttctcctttctctcttactttaccaaattgtgtattaaaaccCATATTGTTTAAAACcttcctatttttaaaaaacggagggagtaatagagatgcccaaggttttcggttccggcggttaaccgcggaaccgtaaccgccagTTCCGGTtctgaaccggaaccgtgacttttttcttgaaccggaaccgccatATTTTGAACCGcgggccggttccggtttcaaattttacgaaccgaaaccgtgtcGGAACCGTCGGTTCAGGACGGTTCCAAACCGTAACCGTGAcaccgaaccggaaccgcgaaaAACTACCGGAAACTAGCGGTTCagaaccgtgaaaaaccgtaAAAAATCACTGAAAAACCGGCAACcagaaccgccggtttttgaACCGAAACTGAAACCGTGAAATAGCCTtacggttcggttccggttccacaTTTCCTGAAACTGGAACCACCGGTTTACAAACCGTGGGCATGTCTagggagtaataataaaactaaatatgtaaaacttttttaagaaagagaattTCATTCTTTAGCACTCATAGTTTACCTAGCCCAATAAGGCCCAATATGAGGCCCATTTAGGAGAGAGAGCTATACACAATTTCTCTTTCCCTCACACGCACAAAACACACAGTCACTGAAACAGAAATTCTCCCAAATCAATGCAACGCCACCTCTGCTATATGCATAATTCCAATTCGGAGATTTTGTAGTAATCTCAATTCCCTGTAAGTTTGCTAGTTTTTTCTCTGATTTTTTTGACAGATTTCGGTGGTTTCACGTGTAATTTGGATGGATAAATCCGAAATCAGAATCCTGTTTTTCGTTTAATTTATTGAGAGAATTTGATTGATGAGCCAAGGGTTAGGGTTTTTTACTTCTCAATTTGAATTGATTGTATTTGTATAGCTTCTCAGATTTCTGCATTTGccttttattttcatgatGTTAATGTATCGTTAATTATGCGATGATTGATTTCAAATTGGATGCTGGTTTCtgtatttgattgatttttaattagcTTTGTTCGAATTTCCATGAATAAAgttggtttttttatttattttcagttcATATTTGTTGAGTGGGTAAAGTggtgagatgatggagatcacagaagaagaagcagTGATTGTCAATTCCAGTAGAATGAAATCGGTTGTGTGGAACGACTTCGACAGGGTTAAAAAAGGCGAAACTTTTGGTGCTATCTGTCGCCATTGTAAAAGAACACTCAGCGGATCGAGTACCAGTGGGACGTCTCATTTGAGAAACCATCTGATCAGGTGTCGTAGACGTTCGAACCATGATATAAGCCAGCTGTTGACGAGGGGAAAGAGGAAGCAAACCACTCTTGCCGTTGCCAACTTTAGTTGTAATCAATCTGCCGTGAGGAATGAGATGGTTACGGTTGCAAGTGCAAATTTTGAACAAGGGGTGGAAGTTAGAAATATGAATGTGGGAAGCTTATGTATTGATCAAAGGCGGAGTCAGCTGGATCTTGCGCGTATGATTATAATGCACGGATATCCTTTGGGTATGGTTGAGGATGTTGGCTTTAAAACCTTTCTTCAAAACCTCCAGCcgttgtttgattttgtgacAGTTAATGGAATTGAGGCTGAGTGTATAGAGTTATATAAAAGGGAGAAACAAAGAGTGTACGAGGAGTTGGATAAATTACCTGGGAAGGTCAGCCTTAGCGCAGATAGATGGGCTACGAATAGAGGCTCGGATTATCTCTGCTTGGTAGCACATTACATTGATGATTCTTGGGAAGTAAAGAAGAAGATTTTAGACTTTTTTTCTGTTGATCCTTCTGAAGCGGAAGACATGCTCTCAGAATTGATCATGACAAGTCTTAGGAATTGGGATATCGATCGAAAGTTGTTCTCACTGACTATTGATAATCTTGTGACATACGACAAAATTGTATATAGCATCAGAGACCAACTCTTTCAGCAGAGGTTCCTTATGTGTGAAGGACAATTATTTGATGTAAGATGTGCGGCAAGTACGGTGAAGTTATTGGTCCGAGATGTCCTGGAGACGTCACTTGAGATAACCAACAAAGTGCGGAAAACCATACAGTACATTGAAGGTTCTCGCGAAACACAAGAAAAGTTCAATGAGATAGTACAGTTAGTTGGTATAAATGGACAGAAATGGTTGTCCACCGACAATCCATTTCAGTGGAATTCTACGTATGTGATGCTCGAAACTGCTTTAGAGTATAAAGAAGCCTTCCCTCAGCTGCAAGAACATGATCCTGGCTTTTCAATGTGTCCTTCTGGCGTAGATTGGGATAGATTGAGGGGCATTACGAGCATCTTGAAGTTCTTTCATGAAGTGTCTAATGTCTTTGTTGGGCACAAACTTGTCACTGCGAATTCCTATTTTGCTGAGATTTGTGACATTCATTTACAGTTGATAGAATGGTGCCACAAGTCAGATGATTTTATCAGCTCGTTGGCATTGAAactgaaatcaaaatttgatgagTATTGGAAGAAATGCAGCCTGATTATGGCTATTGCAGCCATCTTAGATCCACGATTCAAGATGAAACTGGTGGAGTATTATTACCCCCAAATCTATGGTGATAGTGCTCCTGATTGCGTGGACATTGTTTCAAATTGTATGAAAGCTCTTTACAGTGGTCATGCTAGCTATTCACATTTAGCTGCTCACGGTCAAAGCTCATCTTCCGAAAGCAATGGCAGTGTTGTTAAGGACAGGCTTAGTGGGTTCGACAGATTTCTCCATGAAACTTCAGCTAGCCCAAACACAAAATCAGACTTAGACAAGTATTTAGAGGAGCCACTCTTCCCTCGTAGTGCTgattttagtatattaaacTGGTGGAAAGTTCATGAACCAAGATATCCTGTGCTTTCAATGATGGCACGCAACATATTGGGGATTCCAATATCAAAAGTTGCACCGGAGTCCCTATTTGATATTGGAGATAGAGTCCTTCATCATTCTTGGGGTGCCGAGAAGTCTGATACTCTGCAAGCTTTGATGTGTTCTCAAGACTGGATACGAAATGAAGTGGAAGGTATCTACCatatttctgatttttaatattatgtacTTGCTGCTCATATACTCTGCATTTTGTGGCAACAGATCCCAAAACTCCGGTGTTTGCTTTGCCCGTCGATGCAAAATAGCAAATCTATGGTATGGTATTTCTTACATGTTCCATCTATATATTAAACTTGATTTGTTTTCACCTAATGAATTATGATAAGTGCTTATGAAGTGGAGTAGTTTTTAAAGATGTGCTATAGTTCCCAGGCTGCCATAAATTCATTAAGCACGAAGTTTCATGTATTACTAGCATTTCACTTGGATTCTTCCTTATATTAAGTGAAAGCTAATTATGTTTTCATAGGGATCTGCATTTGGAACTGAGGACTATCATGGCTTCTTGCGAATctactaatataataaaaagctGTACAGGAAAGGATGTTGTAATTTAGAAAGTTGCACACTGCAGATCTTCACTAGTTTGTGGGAGACTGGTCATCCAAGTGTTAAACCCAAATCTAGTCTTCTTGTCTATTTACTTTGACGGCATGTTTCTatgggaagaagaaaatataacaCCTATGGAAATTAGCCTTCGTGTATATATGGAGTTCTGAAGCTCGCGCTGACGATTTCCCATTTCGCTTGGCATAGAGGTTTATTTTTACCTTCCTTTGTCAATTTATAACCTTTTTTGTTTAAAGCAATTGCTAAACACTAGTTCACTCATTCTCACAAATTGTAGTTTTCACCAGTCAATCGATCGAGCTTCTTGTTCCTTTGAGTCCAAACTACGTAGTAGTTGTTACATAGAAGATAAATGTTTTGCTGCCTGTCCAAAAGTATCATGACTGTACAGACTAAACATATTCGCAGCTTCTTCAACACTTGACCACGTACAACGCTATCAGAGACGAAAAAAGGTCAGTGAATATATCTCCCCACAACCCCACCCCATGGTTGCTTGAGAATTATTGGAGGTAGGCTGAGCACCCAAAGTAGGTACAATGTTAGTGGGACCTTTCCGATCCATTGTTTTCTTGTCTGCTTTCGTTCTTCCGTTTATGTCGATACAAGCACTATGGTTGTGCACAGTTTGGAGAGCCCACCACTCTTCACCTCTAAACACACACAAACTTTGGTTATGCTGAAAGAATATCCTTTGCCATTGTGTGGAGATATTTGCTCAACGAAGGTGGAAAAGTGGgagtctttttcttttgcattaATAGaaatttggtgtttttttccatcttttgCTATGGGGAAAATCCCTTTTATGTTAAGCACAACTGTCTATCTCTTTTCTGACTTATTTTGTTAGTGCTTTCTTTGTAGTCTTATGATTGTATAGTATTTGAGTTGACTATTTTTAAGATTCTAATTTTGCCAATTTTGAAACCTTGAAAAAGGGTTGTGATTTGGTTCTTGGTTATGATCAAAGACATGTGATTGAAAGTTATTAAGTAGGTCCCgtgaaagagaaaaatcaaAGTTAATAAAGGAGTTATTACTTCTTTAAGCTCTCCTTTTCTCTAcctttaaaataaatgcacCATCTTAATGCCTCTCCTTTTTTGCTCGCCCATCTTAGAgttattcattttgttttatgcACTTATTTTTATCCAATACCTCAAAAATTGTTATCAacgttattaatttaatagattaattaaagtcagagctcgatttgttattttattcgttaatttgaaattatagaaaaaaatgaatagatggagttttgattttatttaatttgtagaatcaatgacaataataataatttttgaggtatttgaataaaacaaaacaaatatacaaaaattacacaataaacaaaacaaatgagGTACGTAGCATTATGTTTGATTTAAGTTAACTTTGGAATTAGTgagggttttaaaaaatgcaataccaATAATAGTAAATGCATTAATTGTGGCTAAGTCACTCTTTACAAACTTTAATGTAGCACCTTAAAAAAAGTGAAGATGCGTCTAAGTAAGACTCCACTCATtctcatttaataaaagtgaTTTACCTAGCATGAGTCTCAATCAATATTTGTAATTAGTCACAAAAAATCGATGGGTCTTAATTGTTAAACACGTTATATTTTTTGAGAATGCATGATACTCGTGCAACTTAGTTCGTGAGACGTTTCTGTTCAACGAAAGGGCTATGGTCATTTCATATGCGTGAGCGTGGAAGcatgtgaattttaattaaaaaaaatatacgataaacttaattttaaagAGCAAGTGAATTTTCTAGTTTATTGTTGTATATGTGAGTGTCAATAAGGCTTaattaaactcaaaattttcacGATAAAGCTTTTTCAATGGTAATTTTGTTACAATGTCATGAATCACTAAGCTTTTACACAATTTTCACGATTTTAATTGCGTGTTAATTACGTATAGTATAGTGTATTAGGGCTAACATGCTTGTCTAAAAACTTACAAACGCAGTGATCATAGttaaattgaattttctttttaaagcAATTCTTTAAATTCCACATCTCATTTTCCTACCACAACTTCCCATATccctttgaaaaaaaaataaagattgaTTCTTATTCCTTTGGTCTCAACAACCTTTTCTAATATGCTATACATAGTCAAAGTCATGatattaaacatttaaatcaatcaaatcaattttttttctcccatCATTCATTATCAATTGAACACCCTAATGTTAGCATCTAAATGTGTTCAAATTTAGTATCCAAAACATGCAAAAGAATTAGGATGCTCAA is drawn from Salvia hispanica cultivar TCC Black 2014 chromosome 6, UniMelb_Shisp_WGS_1.0, whole genome shotgun sequence and contains these coding sequences:
- the LOC125197384 gene encoding zinc finger BED domain-containing protein RICESLEEPER 1-like; translation: MMEITEEEAVIVNSSRMKSVVWNDFDRVKKGETFGAICRHCKRTLSGSSTSGTSHLRNHLIRCRRRSNHDISQLLTRGKRKQTTLAVANFSCNQSAVRNEMVTVASANFEQGVEVRNMNVGSLCIDQRRSQLDLARMIIMHGYPLGMVEDVGFKTFLQNLQPLFDFVTVNGIEAECIELYKREKQRVYEELDKLPGKVSLSADRWATNRGSDYLCLVAHYIDDSWEVKKKILDFFSVDPSEAEDMLSELIMTSLRNWDIDRKLFSLTIDNLVTYDKIVYSIRDQLFQQRFLMCEGQLFDVRCAASTVKLLVRDVLETSLEITNKVRKTIQYIEGSRETQEKFNEIVQLVGINGQKWLSTDNPFQWNSTYVMLETALEYKEAFPQLQEHDPGFSMCPSGVDWDRLRGITSILKFFHEVSNVFVGHKLVTANSYFAEICDIHLQLIEWCHKSDDFISSLALKLKSKFDEYWKKCSLIMAIAAILDPRFKMKLVEYYYPQIYGDSAPDCVDIVSNCMKALYSGHASYSHLAAHGQSSSSESNGSVVKDRLSGFDRFLHETSASPNTKSDLDKYLEEPLFPRSADFSILNWWKVHEPRYPVLSMMARNILGIPISKVAPESLFDIGDRVLHHSWGAEKSDTLQALMCSQDWIRNEVEDPKTPVFALPVDAK
- the LOC125196809 gene encoding HVA22-like protein f, yielding MGFFVALARNLDALLGPGVMLLYPLYASMRAIESPSTLDDQQWLTYWVLYSFLTLFELSCWKILQWLPFWPYMKLIFCLWLVLPIFNGAAYIYENFVRKYVKVGSYVGSNVPEGQRRVLQMMSLDARKSVERYIEKYGAEAFDRVVKAAEREAKRH
- the LOC125195498 gene encoding polygalacturonase-like; this translates as MAISRMLQIIIVIFLHYFSASILAANPTYNVFSYGAKADGKSDCTKAFQVAWDAACASVSPATIYVPQGRYILGNAYFDGSKCKNNATTIQIDGTLSAPTNYNVIGNSVHWLKFKRVTGVSIRGGTLDGQGTNLWACKASGKNCPKGATSLAFLNSDKISINGLTSINSQMFHIVVHGCRDAELQNIKISAPDESPNTDGIHIGRSSGVSITNSHIATGDDCIAVSPGTSNLFVQNVACGPGHGISIGSLGWVMDEAGVENVTVKSCVFSGTENGVRIKTWARPSNGFVRNVHYENLTMVNAENPIIIDQNYCPSNQNCPNQSSGVKISGVTYKDIHGTSATETGVNLKCSKSEPCTGIALDKIKLNYKNKTVDVVCGNTVQNMDGVIKPLRCLS